TTCCCAAATGAATGTTCCAGATTATAATGTAGAATAAGATTAACGCTGCCGGTGAGGTCGGAGAGCCCTGGAAAGAGACAAGGGCCACAACGTGTAAGAAGCCAGTTCAGATCGGACCCACTGGGGGCAGCAGTATGCCAGGGAAGGCCCGACACCCACCATGGGGGCACCGCTAGACCCCAGAACACCAATGGATCAGGGATAAACCAACTAGCAACTTCCAACCACCTTGGACACACCAACACCTGGGATGCCCCAATATGACAGTTGCCAAGGAAGCCCCCTGCCACCCTGGAGACAACCATACCAAACACGGAGGTCACCAACAGGTCAGTGACCCCTGCCCATTCTGTGCCATTTCCCAGTTCAGCAGTGTGACGGATGACATCAGTGCCACTAGGACCCAGGAGCTGACAGCTGGTCaccgggcacacagcaggggcaGTACCCACCTGGCATCTCTCTAAGCAGATAGAAGGGACCAGACGACCGCCGGGCTCCATCTTCCCCAGCAGGAACTGTGGACAGtgacggcggcggcggcaggggaGGGCCGGGGACGGATGAGTTGGGCGCTCCAGACACCGGATGAGGTTTACCTGCCCCGAACCCAACTGTACCCCCAGAGACAACCGCCGGAACTCCCGGTGCCGAGGGAAGTGATGGTGGCGGATCTGTAGGAACGAACAGACCGGGGAAGCCCTCCATCATCTTGCACGAATGTTTGGCCAATCAAATGAGGCCTCTTTCCGACCCCTGACCAATAGGAACATTATACCAAAACCCGCCTCCGGGGCGAGCAGGTCCTGCCGAAGCCTTCGCAACATCCGGTGGGCCGGCCCGGCCTGCGCTCCAGCCAATCATAGGCGGAGCCTGTATTTCTCAGCGCATAGGTCCGTTCTAGGCAGGACGCCAAAGCCTCTCCACAGGCGCAGCCTCTTATTGGCTGGACGTAACCTGTAGTCAGAGGGTTGTTCTGCGTCTGATTGGCTGCCGTTATATATCGCGCTGTGATTGGtcggcggctacctgctgctccAGGCTCCTTTGGCAGAGTGATCGCAATCCTTCAGTCAGTATGGCGGTGATCGCTCCGCTGCTCGCTCTGGTGTATGGGGCGCCAGCGCTATGGCGTTGGGTGTCGCAGCCTTATTACCTGCTGTCTGCATTGCTGTCTGCTTCCTTCCTCCTGATCCGGAAGGTGCCCCCTATGTGCTCTGCGCTGCCGTCTCAGCGGGAGGATGGCAATCCCTGTGACTTTGACTGGGTGAGGATACTGCAGGTGTTCAAGGGCACATGCTTGTGGCCACCTGGGCATGGCTCTGGGGTTGGCTGGCCCTCATAGCTGTGTGCCCATCTCCTTCACCAGCTGTTGGCGTCATTTTGCTGTAACCAGGATCACATGGCTTAATGTACAGTCCTAATAATTGGGTGTGCCCTTGCCCCCATTCCTGGCATGCCCATTTTGCACCCTTATGGACCATAAAACCTCCTAATGCGGAGGGCAGAACCCTCTGACGACTTGATGGTCATGTATGAGCTGGAGCTGCGACCTAGCTATTCATGTATGATGTGGTCCGTTATTACATGGGCTTTGTGGGTCTTTAACCCATTAGCGTGTTGGCACTTAGTCTTGCCGGATCCCTACCTATGATCCTAGCACGTTCTTCTGCCCACATGGTGATTGCTGTTGTAATAGGACAAGCTTGATGGgataggaaggggttaaatgttggTACTGACCAGTTTGTATGCTTTCCTTTGCATTTATGGTCTTGTCCAACTGGTTACACAGACTCCATACTGGAAGCCCCCACCTAGAATAAGTAAAAAGACCTGGGGGGGTGTTATCACGCCCTGCACTCCAGGATTCTGGCTTTAGAAAGTCACAGAATAGGTGCCCAAAATAGTATGCCCACCGCCACTCCATGTAGAGTctgttcattggtggcacagaggCCAACAGTCCCTCCCCCTCATGGCACCAGCTGTGTACATTTGTATTAAGGGGCTTCAAGTGGTACTGTAGATGTGGGTGCCTTCCGTACATTAAAAATGTTACCCCCTAAAAATACAGTCTGAATATCTACATATGTGGTTTAGCTGTGTGAAGTTCTTTCTCTCATGCACAGACTTGCTGAGCTTGTTCCTATGCAGAAATATAGGTAAAAGCAAGCAGaattgcagtgtaaagcatgggggagaGTGAGCAGTAGAAGACGGATTATAGTGTTAAAATGAACAGTTTGGCAATGCTACAGCCCTTATGTCAGGGATTGGACCATTTTATGCTTAAgatcatttttcattttcttccAGAGGGAAGTGGAGATCTTAATGTTCCTCAGCGCCATAGTCATGATGAAGAACAGGCGGAGTAGTAAGTCTTAGAACTTTCAATATTAAAGAGCatgtgtcagcatgatcaaccctagtaaACCATACTACCTGGGTAGGGTTGATTATGCTGAGTACAAGGATCTgtcttttatttttatgctaattaggttcttgGAGTACCGAGGGGTGGGCCTAGTTCCTCTGAGTACTGCCCTGCAGTGCTCGGAGCATCTCATTAGCATAAAATAATGCATTTCCCAAAAAAGTATACATCAGATTGCTGCAAGAGGGGGGTCATTGGACtgtgcatgatcaaccctaccaggaagTATGCCTAGTTtgctagggttgatcatgctgactgaTTAATTTGTGGCAGATAAATCACAAGTGTCTTGTGCCACATGGAGCCCTAGCCTAAATGGAGGGAGTACAATAATTCTTGTGGCTCCAGCATAAAAATGGGCAGTACCCGGGCTATGATGTGTGGGGCAATGGCTCCAATATTAACCCCTCTGTGTGCTGGTCATACCTGACCAGTGGAATAGGTAAAGGGCAGTATGCGTTTCCCTGGCGGCAGCTGATTGGGCAGCATTGTATTGATGCTTTGTAACCGGCTTAACCCATTTATTGCTTTCAGTTACCATAGAGCAACATATCGGGAATATCTTCATGTTCAGTAAAGTTGCCAACACAATTCTGTTCTTCCGCTTGGATATTCGAATGGGCCTATTGTATGTCACCCTGTGCCTAGGTGAGTATCGTAGTCCTTCTAACAGGCTACGCTCaggaatcttaaaggggttttccgagtgggggtccgacacacaggacctctgctgatcagctgttttagaagtcaccggcgctcctgtgagcgctgctgccttctccgtgcttacccagtacagcgccgtacattgtaatagtggctgtgcttggtatcgcactgagccccattcacttcagtggggctgagcgcgataacaagcacaaccgctatacaacgTACGGCACTGTGCgtggtaagcacggagaaggcagGAGCGCCGGGGACAGCAGAGGTCctgtgtgtcagacccccactgatcagatactgatgacctatcctgaagataggtcttcattatcaaaatcttggaaagcCCTTTAAAGAGACTATGTGAGGTGCTATCATTAAGATTTCTCCCCTtcttctccccagtcttcctcatgACGTGTAAGCCTCCTCTCTATATGGGCCCCGAACACATCAAGTATTTCAGCGACAAAACGATTGAGGTAAATTATTCAGGGTTGTCCGTAGAGACTGGCATAGTGCCCCATAAATATCGCTCTGACGGGCTAAAGGTCCGACCTGTGTATAAGCAATGGCCGCAGAATTGATGTTGGAGTTTTACGGTATCTACCTTTCATGTATTTATCACCATCCAGCACTACAGTCGTATATCCCTCTAATCCTGGATTGAAGGAGAGCTCTTCTAGGGGGCTAGGAAAAAGAAGC
The sequence above is a segment of the Bufo gargarizans isolate SCDJY-AF-19 chromosome 6, ASM1485885v1, whole genome shotgun sequence genome. Coding sequences within it:
- the TMX2 gene encoding thioredoxin-related transmembrane protein 2 yields the protein MAVIAPLLALVYGAPALWRWVSQPYYLLSALLSASFLLIRKVPPMCSALPSQREDGNPCDFDWREVEILMFLSAIVMMKNRRSITIEQHIGNIFMFSKVANTILFFRLDIRMGLLYVTLCLVFLMTCKPPLYMGPEHIKYFSDKTIEEEIQSDRRVSWIVEYFANWSSECQSFAPIYAELSLKYNCAGLKFGKVDIGRYPDVGTRYNVSTSPLSKQLPTLILFQGGKEVLRRPQVDKKGRAVSWSFTQENVIREFNLNELYQKAKKTYKNQDETEAEENTPIESKKDQ